The Gracilibacillus caseinilyticus genome segment ATCGATCCATCTGGAGATGCCGAGCAAATCATCAATCAAATTGAGCAATTAGCAGTCGCTCCTGTAGCAATTTTGCTGACGCATGCACATTTTGATCATATTGGGGCATTGGATGTCGTGAGAGATCATTATCATGTGCCCGTTTACTTACATACAGCTGAAAAGGATTGGTTAGAAGATCCTGAGTTGAACGGTTCATCATTGTTTGGGATGGGGGAAATTATTGCTAAAGCTGCTGATCATTTGATAAATAACGGGGATGCGGAACTGCAAATTGGAAGCTTTTCGATTGAAGTTTGTCATACACCTGGACATTCACCAGGTGGCGTTGCGTATATATTTCACCATAATCGTCTTGTCTTTGGTGGAGATAGCTTGTTTGCTGGTGGTATCGGAAGGACCGATTTAATGGGCGGCAGTTTTGAACAGCTGGAACAAAGTATTAAAGAGAAGTTTTATCGTCTGCCTGATGACTATATTGTGTATCCTGGACACGGACCAGAGACGACGATTAAACTAGAAAAGGAATCTAATCCATTTGTACAAGGATAGCCAAAACGCTCTGATCGATTGTGATCAGAGCGTTTCCATTTTAATGTCCAAATCCAGGAACAAGAATAAAGTTGGTGTAGAATGTAAATCCAATAAAGAAAATGGTACAATAAGCTCCAAATAAATACATATACATTCTTTCGGATAATTTTAAATATCCAACACCTAGAAAGAATATTGTTTGTGCTAAAAATAAGTATGCCATCGTCATCATGTCTCCAACATAAAACATGACGGTAAATATAGCTGTCCAGAAGGCTAGCATGCGGAATACTCGATCCATTGTTCCCCCTCCTTTATTAATCAATATGTATCATGACTATTATAAACGACTCTTACCTAAATGTAAATTATTCTGGTAAAAAGAGCTAAATAATTGCTTACTCTTCATTATTTTTTCATAAAACCATCAATAATATGCATTAATCCGCTAAATTTGTTTTTATAAGACGATAGCCGCCATTCTTTGACTGAAGTTCAAAGCTGTAGATCGTGGTATTTTCGATCTTCTCAGCTGTAATTATTACAGTACCATCTGGAAATGAATAATGGATAGGAGGTGTCTGCGTCTCTTGAAGTAATTGTTGATAGCTTTTTTGATATAGCATTTCAAGCGTGAACTGCTGTTCATGAATTTGATGAAGGGCGACTAAATTCCTGTTCAGCATGATGAGATGAGTTGTAAATAGTAATAAAAGGACAATGACAATAGACGTTAAAGGAAACATAACTCCTTGCTGGTTACAGACCTTTTTTAAATAAATATTTTTCAAACGCTTCACCACTTTGTGTTTTAATTCGAATGACAATATCAAATTTACGATCGATTATTTCAAAATCTGAAATATCTCGTACTATTTCTTCTTGCCCTTTGCTATCTACCTGTCTGCGGATTTTGTAATTGTGATAAGAAATCGTTACTCTCTCTCCTGTGGTTTGAATAAAATAGAGCTGGTTGTGTTGAACTGATATGGATTCTGCTGTCTCAGCTTCCAATTCAATCAGATGATGAAAATGATAAACCTGTGGCAGACTGTCATTTTCATTTTGGTGCCATAAGATCAGAATTTGACCAAGCCAAATTAACATCATACTCAAGCAGATAGTTGAAAACATGACTTCGAATATCAGGTAGCCTTTTTCATTTTTGCTTACCATATAAGCATGTGGTTGTTTTTTGTTGTTTAACATTCGCCCACGATACACATCCTTCGAGTAAATCATTCGTTTGCTTCCAACTTATAGTTAGAGGAGAGCTGATGACATTGTCATACGTTTTATCAGAGGGAACGTCGGGTTGCATTATTGCTTCATGCATTTGATTCATAAGAAAATAAATTGCTTTATCTTCCTCATAAATTCGCTTTTTTTCTAGCAGTAATTGGTACTGAATTGGGAGAAGTGTGACACAAACGATGGAGAATAACAGAAAAGATAGCAAGGTTTCTATTATATAGAAACCTGCTTGCTTATTCTTTTTGTACATAACAACGCCCCTTTCCGAACGGACATTTAAACAAATATAAACGATACTGTGTTCTTATTTTCATGGTTCCAGGTCTTTTTAAATTGCCGTTATGGGAGAATTCGATTGGTTGTATAAGGGTGTTTGTGTCAATTTCCCAATCCTTACTATATACACGCTCCAGGACTTTCGTGCCCAATCCCCTTTTTCGAATCGTATATCGATGCAGGGATGTATCGATTTGTAAATAATAAGTTTCTTCTCGAGATAATGCTAATTGTTGCAAATAAAGTAGGTCACGATTAAATTGTTTTATAAATTGTTTGTATTGAACTGTATCATGTAATCTTAACCATGCACTGCCACTTATAAGGAGCAGTAGTGAGGTGATCGTTAATGCAATGAGAAGTTCAGGTAATGTAAATGCCAGATCATTCTTCTTCATCATTTTTATTACTGATCGTTAACTCGCCGGTTGTATTTTTGGTAATTTCTTTCTTACCGTTTGCGCATTCTGTAGTTTCCAGGTAATCATTATCGACCAGACTTTGGAGTGTTGCGGGTTCTTCGCCTTCTTCTAATTCATAACTGGCGAGTTGGTTTTCAGTCATTTGCAGTAAAGCGTCACAGCCTTTATTATTAATCGTTTGGCTTTTATCAGCTAAGTTTGGAATAAAGAGCAGCATTAAAATACTGATGACCGCCAATACAATAAGCATTTCAATAAGAGTAAAACCTTTTTGATTTTTCAATTTGATCTTCTCCTTTTTACATGGTTTGAATATAATCAAACATCGGCAACATAAGGGACAGATAGACGAAAACGATAAACAGAGCTAGAATACTTAATAATAATGGTTGTAAGAAACTAAGCCAGCTCTTAATGAATCGTTCCATAGCTGCAATTAAGTGTTCTGCATATAATGAGAATTCTTTTTGTAATTGATCTTGATTTCTTTCTTTGGTCATGATGCGATCTAACTGTGGTTCTAATAACTTACAATGAGGTAATATGGTTGAATATTGATAGCCATTTGCTAAGTGACTACTTATATGGGTAGCATAGTAATGAACGATATCTTCTTTCTGATTGTGTTTAATTATTTCTAAACATTCCTTCATTGTCAATCCACTCTTTAACAAGCTTGATAAGTGGGTAATTAGCAGGTAAGTCGTCTGCATTCGTTTGTATCGAAAGTAGATAGGGATTTTTTGGATTACTGCTATTTTTGTTTCTAAAGTGATGGAACGTTGGAAAGAGAAACGGAACAAAAATAGAAGCAAAAGGATCACTGAAAGAGTAATAATTCCATAGTAAATGATATTAATGACTGCTATTGCTTGTTGAAACACACCATTTTGGGAAGTTTGCAAAAGTTGTAATAAGGCTGGGAAAATGGAGGTTTTTAACAAGTGCAATAGGATAAAAAAGAAAATAAACAGAAAGAGGGGATATCTGGTTAAAGATCGCAGTTTTTTAGTGAAATTCATCCGTTGTTGTAAAAGATTGCAGCACTGAGTTAATCCGTCTGCTAAATTACCATGTTCAATTGCTGTTTCAAGAAATCGGACAATGTCATCATGAAAATGAGCACGGGATAATGCCGTAACAAAAGATTGTCCTAGCTCTAGCTGACGCTTAATAGTTCGTGCTGGCTGAACCATTTGTTTCTCCCATAGCAGAACATCAAGGGCATCATTTAGCATGTAGCCGTGTCTAAACAACAATTCTAAGCGATGCAGTAATTGATATTGGATCTGCAGTGACAGTGTTTCATGTCGCTTAAATGGAAGCAAGATATCCAAATGCATATGCTTTTCTCCTCAATTGTTCAAAACAGCTCGGATTTGTAAACGATTGATCATGCAGGATTTTTATAATATGTTGTTTTTCTAAAATATCTAAAATAGCTGCTCGTTGTTGTGCGAATTTACGTATGTGTAAGGTAACTAATTGAATAGAGGCAACTGCTTGCAGATTTTGTTCAATATCTACTGAGCTGATACCCATTTCCAATAACCGGTGGATCGTACCTTGCGCATGATTTGCGTGAAGCGTAGACAAAACTAAGTGACCGGTGTTGGCAGCATGAAAGGCAAATTTAGCTGTTTGTGCATCTCTGATTTCACCTATCATTAATATATCAGGGTCATGTCTCAGAGCTGCTTTCAGTCCCGCATCATAATTGATACCAGCTTTTTCGTTTACTTGTACTTGAACGATATTGTCTAATGGTTTTTCGATTGGATCTTCGAGCGTAATGATCTGTTTGTGCGAATTTTTGGCAAAAGCTTGCAGTAATGCATAAAGTGTCGTAGATTTACCGGAGCCTGTTGCACCTGTCAGAAGAATGAGTCCTGTTTTCATGGTTAACCAGGTTTCGACAGTTTGAAATTGATGATGGAAGAGAAATAAGCGTTGCAGGTCCTGTATATCTTGTTGAGGCAGGATACGGATCGCAAAACTTTCATTGTGTCGAACGGGTAATGTAGAAAAACGTAAAGAGTATGACTTTGTCCGGAAGGCATATGACAGTGCACCTTGTTGTGGAGAACGATTTTCACCAATGTCCATTTGACCTGCGAATTTGTAGTAGGCTAACACTAATGCGTACTGTTCTTTGGTAATGGAGGAGTGATAAATACGTGACCCGTTACAACGGAAAAAGATCTGAATATCTTGTTGACGAGGAATAAAGTGGATATCAGAAGCATGCGCCTCAATTGCTGCTTGAAGTATGTGGTTGGAAATTGCTGAGGCTTTGTTCAACTAATCATTCACCTCCTATTTTTATCATGGTACAATATTTATATTCGGCATCTATTCGCAAAATCCTGCAAAAAATACAATTTTTTTAAAAAGGGGGAAAAGGTAAAAGATGAAGAGCATTTATTTAGTTGGCTTTATGGGGAGTGGTAAAACAAGTATCGCGGAATGTTTGCATAAGGCATTAGGATGGGGACTTCAAGATACTGATCAGATGATTGTCGATTATTATCAAATGAGCATTCCTACCATTTTTGAACAAAAAGGGGAAGCTGTATTCCGTAAATACGAAGCGAACATGTTACATAACACAACTGCTGAAAATACGATCGTTGCAACAGGCGGTGGAATTATTGAGAATGAGGAAAACCGTCAATGGTTAATAAATCAAGGCAATATTATTTTTCTTCAAACATCCTGGGAAGAGATCGAGCGCAGATTACAGCATGACAGCTCCCGACCGATTTGGAATAATCAGTCACGTGATAAACAAAAACTTCTGGAAGATCGTACACCAAAATACTTAGAGGTTGCAAGTCATGTTATCCAAACAGATAATAAGACAGAAGAAATGATCGCATCTGAAATAATATCAAATATACATGCATAAAAAAAAGGTGGTCGGAAAAAATAACAGTAAATGATTAAAAAGGTGTGAGTAATATTGTCCAGTAACGATTATGTAAAGTATATGACTCAACGTATCGTTAAGTATATGGATACACCAAAGAATGAACGAAAGAAACAGAAGGCGGACAACAAGCCTGCAGCTGCTCATTCCAGCAAATGGTTTGGTGTGTTACCTTTCGCAT includes the following:
- a CDS encoding MBL fold metallo-hydrolase, giving the protein MNVEQMPLGPLSTNCYLVVQDKEVVIIDPSGDAEQIINQIEQLAVAPVAILLTHAHFDHIGALDVVRDHYHVPVYLHTAEKDWLEDPELNGSSLFGMGEIIAKAADHLINNGDAELQIGSFSIEVCHTPGHSPGGVAYIFHHNRLVFGGDSLFAGGIGRTDLMGGSFEQLEQSIKEKFYRLPDDYIVYPGHGPETTIKLEKESNPFVQG
- a CDS encoding DUF2626 domain-containing protein → MDRVFRMLAFWTAIFTVMFYVGDMMTMAYLFLAQTIFFLGVGYLKLSERMYMYLFGAYCTIFFIGFTFYTNFILVPGFGH
- a CDS encoding ComGF family competence protein, producing MLNNKKQPHAYMVSKNEKGYLIFEVMFSTICLSMMLIWLGQILILWHQNENDSLPQVYHFHHLIELEAETAESISVQHNQLYFIQTTGERVTISYHNYKIRRQVDSKGQEEIVRDISDFEIIDRKFDIVIRIKTQSGEAFEKYLFKKGL
- a CDS encoding type IV pilus modification PilV family protein, with product MYKKNKQAGFYIIETLLSFLLFSIVCVTLLPIQYQLLLEKKRIYEEDKAIYFLMNQMHEAIMQPDVPSDKTYDNVISSPLTISWKQTNDLLEGCVSWANVKQQKTTTCLYGKQK
- the comGD gene encoding competence type IV pilus minor pilin ComGD, translated to MMKKNDLAFTLPELLIALTITSLLLLISGSAWLRLHDTVQYKQFIKQFNRDLLYLQQLALSREETYYLQIDTSLHRYTIRKRGLGTKVLERVYSKDWEIDTNTLIQPIEFSHNGNLKRPGTMKIRTQYRLYLFKCPFGKGRCYVQKE
- the comGC gene encoding competence type IV pilus major pilin ComGC — encoded protein: MKNQKGFTLIEMLIVLAVISILMLLFIPNLADKSQTINNKGCDALLQMTENQLASYELEEGEEPATLQSLVDNDYLETTECANGKKEITKNTTGELTISNKNDEEE
- a CDS encoding type II secretion system F family protein: MHLDILLPFKRHETLSLQIQYQLLHRLELLFRHGYMLNDALDVLLWEKQMVQPARTIKRQLELGQSFVTALSRAHFHDDIVRFLETAIEHGNLADGLTQCCNLLQQRMNFTKKLRSLTRYPLFLFIFFFILLHLLKTSIFPALLQLLQTSQNGVFQQAIAVINIIYYGIITLSVILLLLFLFRFSFQRSITLETKIAVIQKIPIYFRYKRMQTTYLLITHLSSLLKSGLTMKECLEIIKHNQKEDIVHYYATHISSHLANGYQYSTILPHCKLLEPQLDRIMTKERNQDQLQKEFSLYAEHLIAAMERFIKSWLSFLQPLLLSILALFIVFVYLSLMLPMFDYIQTM
- the comGA gene encoding competence type IV pilus ATPase ComGA encodes the protein MNKASAISNHILQAAIEAHASDIHFIPRQQDIQIFFRCNGSRIYHSSITKEQYALVLAYYKFAGQMDIGENRSPQQGALSYAFRTKSYSLRFSTLPVRHNESFAIRILPQQDIQDLQRLFLFHHQFQTVETWLTMKTGLILLTGATGSGKSTTLYALLQAFAKNSHKQIITLEDPIEKPLDNIVQVQVNEKAGINYDAGLKAALRHDPDILMIGEIRDAQTAKFAFHAANTGHLVLSTLHANHAQGTIHRLLEMGISSVDIEQNLQAVASIQLVTLHIRKFAQQRAAILDILEKQHIIKILHDQSFTNPSCFEQLRRKAYAFGYLASI
- a CDS encoding shikimate kinase → MKSIYLVGFMGSGKTSIAECLHKALGWGLQDTDQMIVDYYQMSIPTIFEQKGEAVFRKYEANMLHNTTAENTIVATGGGIIENEENRQWLINQGNIIFLQTSWEEIERRLQHDSSRPIWNNQSRDKQKLLEDRTPKYLEVASHVIQTDNKTEEMIASEIISNIHA
- a CDS encoding YqzE family protein, whose amino-acid sequence is MSSNDYVKYMTQRIVKYMDTPKNERKKQKADNKPAAAHSSKWFGVLPFAFRLLIQKRKDS